Genomic segment of Apium graveolens cultivar Ventura chromosome 7, ASM990537v1, whole genome shotgun sequence:
CTTGGAAAATCTTTTCACCGGTCTATCCTCATGCACTGTTTCTTCACTACTGGAGCCCATCATCTCTTCTATACCGTTTCCAATATTTTCCAGCTGCAAATTCATAAAAGCTAATAGTCATTACAGTTAATCAAACAAAGCAAACTTAGTAAGTAGTGATAATACGATCGATATCTACACAGACTTTACCCCTACTCCTCCGTGTAGTAGAAATCCAGATAATCGCCTGCATATCTTTGGTGGAATTTGCTTGAGGAGCTCTAAGTAATTCATAAATGGTTATATATGGATTATGTAGAGAAATTAGTCGCATGGTTGCCAGATATGGAATTTCATTCATCTAACATATCTTACAGTCTTACATATGATCATTGATAATAATTATTCCAACCTGGTGGATGAGTTCTCGGGAATGTTCAGCTTTCTCTTCTGTTTGTGTGGGTAGTTTTTAATCGATTCAGCACCTTTTTTCAAGTTTAAACCATTCAGTAGCCTTTTCTTTGCAATATGATCAGACATCATCCATTGTTACTAGTGTTACCAGTAGGGTGCCTAAATTATATTATCTGAAGAAACAAACAATATTTGTACCGACCGACCCATGACTTTTAAACAAAATCAAATAGTTGAGTTAAAGAAATATTCAGGGGCGTATATATAATGTTACAAACTCTTGAGAGTCGCAACTAGTCTTATATTAGGAGTGTTTGATGGTATAAATGTCGAAAACAGGATCCCTGCAACCCACTGCTTCCTGAAATATTAGATAAGTTTATGCCACCTTGTATATTACATTTGTTCCTAGTCCTGTATAAAGTAGTAAAATAAAATTTGGCTAAATCGAACAGTATGCCTTGTGCACCATTCTATTTATATGATTGTAGTAACAGTCAACTACAGAGAGGGCATTAGTTTTCGTTATATCTCTATGTTTGTCATCCGTAGGTAACTGGCGTGTATTTAAGCATATGTATATACATGCTTGTTTATACTTAGACATCTTAATCAAAGTCTTAAACTAGGTTGCGGAACTCACTATGCATAGCCACTATCTTCATTAAGACAACAGATCTTGACAAGAACAAGGAATGTAGATAGCAACTGTTTCTGTAATACAGGGATAAGAAAACAAAATGGGAAAAACAGTTCATGAAGAATGTCATCACAAATTAGAATTCGATTGATTTATCCAAACACAAGCCCTCTACATTTATCCACACTGGTCTAAACTAATTGCCAGGAAATCCCCTTAATATACATGATGAATGCTCCCTTTCCTTTGCTATATATGCATTCGGTCTTATTTTCAGATACAACCAATccagaaaaaaaagaagaaggaaACTGCGCTACATACTACTTGAGGCAAAGCGACTCTATGCACAGTTCTTGTTGGAGTTGTTGCTATTTCCTCATTTCTAAAAGAAATAACATATGAAATCTGTTAAAGCGATTATTATGCATCAAAAGGCAGCTTGATTTTAGGGGACTAGCGGGGACTATGGCTCCCGGCCTGAGGGACAATTGAAGTTCCTCTCCGTGCTTGTGATGTATAATATACTGTTATGCCTTATCTAAAGCTAATAACAGAAATGGAAAAAAGTTTTACATATCATATAACAGATAGGATAAGACCAACTGAGCGATACCAAAACGTTTATCATCTGCTGTTCAATATATAGTTGGACATTGTACAAATTAAAGTTTATTCAATATTTCAGCTGTAAACTGAGAGTACAAATTAGGACCTAGGAAATTAAAACTCCTGCAACAAAGTTAGGTCCTCAACAGAGGAAAAGATTTAGCGGAAATTCTTTCTCTGACCTCCGTCTTAAACCTGTTACGAGATCCATTCAATTTGGGGGCGATTTTAACAGCAATGATGCAAGAACTTGACAAGTCATGTGATCCAGGAGATCAAGGAACTGAGTGAAGACATTTGTGTGATTCATCATCTCTTAGAACTTCAGCTATAGACAACAATAAGGCTAATAAAACCTCTAAAAAGAACAAACTGCGTCATTCAAGTTAGAAATTCTCTCCTTACAGTTGTAGTCATTGGAAGTTGTGCTTTTTATGCCTTTACAAGGGATTTGCTAATGGTGTTAGATGTAATGTTGTAGGTGGGATGGGGGTGGCTTTACACCAATCTCTACTTCTGTGGTTGCGGTGTGCACTGAGGACACCACAGGGAAATGCTTTGATGGCTAGAGATGTTTCAGCATCGGTTTCAATGCCAATAATTTAAATTTTTCATTTAAAAATCTTAATGGTTCATCACTGTCCATTTTTTTTTGCTAGATCTCACTGTCCAATTTTGTGGAGCTTATCATGTTAAAAATGTAATCCATACCTTAAAATAAGACTAAATTTGCTTTACCTAATCTATTCACCCTTGCAAAGGGTTTAGCAAAAAAGTAAATAAAACATGTTTAGAGGAATGCAGTTGCGACAATACTGCAAAGAAGAGGACTGAACTCTGTATTCTGGTCTACACATTGTATGTGTTGAACTTTTCAGTTTTCTTGGATAAGATTTAGACATTATAGGCTTAAACTTTGGTTAATCTTTTGACTGATTTATTATTATGCCCTGTTTCTTGATTCCTGCTTGTGGCAGTAGGACTGCTGTTGTCCATCTTTTTTATATCATGCCCGAGTTTGTCTACCTGCAGATTCATAACATAATAGATTAAGAGCTAATCATTATTAGTGTGATAATAGAGCAGTTACGTACTCCATGAATTTTACGGAGATATCTAACTAAGTGGACGTGTTTGTCATCCATGAAATTCCAGCTATTCAAATGCATGTAACAGATGATCGTTGAGACCAATTATTTTAACCTGCTGTACGAGTTGTTGAGCTTCTTCAGCTTTCTTTTCTGCTTGTTCGGTCAGGCCTTCGATTGATTGATCACCTTCGTTCTGGTTTGCATCATCGTGTAGCCTTTTCCTAAACAGATAGAAGGGTATAAAAACATATAGTgcatttagaaaaataaaaagcAATTAAAAGGGTAACATGATTCTCTCTCCTTCTGAATTTGCACAGATACCTGTGGATCGTTGTGCCTTGATCCTCAGGCTCTTTGTCTTTTCTTGTGGCATCAAGTAACTTGGCTTCCATCAATTCCTCTATATCTTCTGCAATATTTTGTACCTGCAAATTTATGAAGTTTATTTCTGTGATTTAGGACAGAATTGTGCACATTGAAATTGCACGAAGAAAAATAGCAACACACATTTGACCATGCTCTCCAAACTGCGGCTACTTCCTTATTGTCTGATGTATTCATTAATAGAATCACTTACCATGATTTTATACGTCGTACAATAACTGAATTGTTAATAAATGAGTTAAAACCACGGAAACCAACTACATTAGTAAACCCAAAATCTGAAATACTCATAAAACTCTGTTAGGTCAATGAGATAAACTTATCATCATCTACTGGAAGTACTTAACCTGGAAGGTCATGGCCTTCGGTGGAAATGACTGAAGATGGAAGTATAGAGAACACTCATCATATATCATCGACCTGTTCTCTATACTTTCATCTTCAGTGAATAAGATAGTATTAATGATTACATTTGAATTGTATGAATGCTTTTATGGAGAACAGGTAAGGGAAGgagatctccaatatgtaattTGTCATACAATATATGAAGTATTGGCTTTTTAAATGTGTTACATATGATGATAAGTAACCTGTTTAATAAGCTCTTGGGCTTGTTCAGCTTTGTCATCTACTTGTCCGGCTAAATTTTCAATTGCTTTAGCAAGATCATCGAGCTTTGTACCGTCAGGCAGCTTTTTCTCTGCCTTATCAGCGAGCCTCTCCACGAGCTCAGCTAGATCCTCCACCACCTCTGCCGCTGTTTCTGCTGTTTCGAACATCTCATCTACTTTGTCTAGATAAATACATGATATTATCGTAATTAAACAGTGAACAATTTGATTAAAACAAATTAGCTGCTACACATtgttttcttataacaatagttGAAAAGGACAAACAAGAATATTATCCACTCAAACTCACCCTTGAGGATACCAAGTGGTCCCATTTTAAGCCTGTATGATGGTAGAATGAAGAAAAACAATATCCCCACAGCCCACTTCTTCCTGCAATGTAAGAACACAATGCTAATTACATCATCTATACCTCTTACACCTTGTAGATTATAAgtcaaattaatttatttatttttatgtaataAACTATACCAATTTGACAACAATGCAACTTAGTACCATTCGAAAGGAAAACGCTTAGGTGGAACTGGAGCTTCATCAGGAGCTGGAGGACCCTTAGGTGGAACTGGAGCTTCGTCATGAGACTCGTCGTCTGAGTCACCCTTTGCCCTTCTATAAACAATTTTTCATTGTAAATGTCCGAAAGGTATAATAGAGAAAGAGAACTAAAATTACcaacaaaattttaaaacaaatacTTACACAAGTACACATTTTACTTGAATCTTTAGGTTGAAGTTGGAGGAATGCAATCTTTGGTTTGCGACGAAGAGGTATTGGTTTGTAGGGGGGAGCAGGCTGCAGGATTTAGTATTTGAAGATGAAGTAGCAAGGTGGTACTGAAATTGTAATAGAGCAGACATACTACTGTCTAGTTTCTTGATATTGATCAGATAACAGGCAAGTCTCAGCTACAGTATGAGGCTTAAATTCGTTCAATTAGGTTTTTGTATGCGACATACTGACAGTGACGCAGGTGGTCCAGAGCATATGTGTGTCAAAGAAACCAATGTGCGCAAATGTTTGTATGGCATGCAATTTACATTTGTTGAAGATCATGTTTGTAGACTTAAAATATATAATGGCCTTTTATCCAGTTCCGCTGCAAAATTAAAATGCTTCACGCACAAAATAGGGTATAATTTTTTTTCACAAAATTACATTAAATAGCACCAATTAAAACACCTCACCTCATTtgtcatattattttatataaaatagtATACCCAATTTTATGCATGTAACACTACTCGCAACAAAATGCTTTTTTCGTGCCCGCACTATCTTCTATTTGCTCCATTAAATTAACTAATAGCCCAACATGATATTATATTCGAACACCGGACCACTCCCTAAACCAAGTTCcgattttaaattaaataatcagtCCCTTTAAAATATGAAGGTTTCATAAAGGTCTAAATAGGACCCCTTACTCTTCAATATATAGTGCTTATGATTATGTTAAAtagttgatagggataaataaattatgattgtattattaaatactgcattaattgtacaagctgtgggctgctaggcccaataaaaagatatatgatactcagaccagaaaggttaagcctgatggaccagatcaggcctgatggaataaaaaggcccaaaaaccctgattattaattaatttcgtaattaattaataagggacaaaacagatgttgaaaagagtcccgataaggatataaattcttggagattagcctcaaggggacctaaaatgataaggaatcagtttcctactatctaggactccaaagtccattctaactatgagacttgcccaccaagtctcctataccaagtccaattcaaggactcccaacatctatataaggggcctcaccccacaaatcagaactacgttttttggcttgattctctaattcacagagatacgtaggcatctcgtaaaggcagatcgagtcacgaaacacgagagcagccattaaaggccttgagctcccgaatcttagtattaaatacagcaagtaataaccttggttttttatccataacatttggcgccgtctgtgggaaacacaacaacaaccatggcgagaacacggagaacaattggaaCTCTAGAGGAAGGAGCACCATTAGAGGcacccaggtgatttcatcaaccgtggaggttcccccccattcaacttatgcatctactcagggggaagcccagacaggggcaactcatcctcagccacaaggaacaactcccccgactattcaaggtacgaatcctcaagttcaacaaatacatatacctgtgaattctcgacctgtcgggtatgaatattcaactattgttactactaaccccccttatgggatgccccttcaccctgaggttggaggaagcggatatgctgggcgaagcgaagcacgagggcggtcgcccccctatatacgaggtttggatcctatccctgaggatcgggaattttctggtccatacactgagagagactccgaatcttcggatgatgaagtggccccgagaaggaggcgtcctggaaaagagccaatggccgatggaaggcaacgcccccaaagcaccccaggggcgaatccccaagaagtgcaggaaaagatcagggctcatgaggctgaaatccaaaggctgaggcgtgacttggaggctcaccaagccaccagacaccacatacctcctagggggagaaatcctcctcctatcatagacctggatggtccggtaagaagaagggctgctgtcccaagaactgatccaagcaatctccttccccttggagatcctgatgatccaactccacccttcacagaagagataatgaatgcccatatctcaaggaaattcaagatgcccactatcaaagcctatgatggcacgggagaccccgctaatcatgttaggacattctctaatgcactgctgctgcaacccgtgaacgatgctataaaatgtcgggcctttcctcaaaccctgtcgggtatggctcaaagatggtacagtcgcctacccccaaattctattggatcattcagagaattaagtcaggcttttattaagcaattcatcaatggaagagtccatgagaaaagttcagcatctcttatgagtcttgtgcagggagctaaggaatccttaagagattacctgaatcgttttacaaaggaggctttaaaagtcccagaccttgatgataaggtagccatgatagcactgcaacaaggaactagggatgagtttttcaagatgtctttggccaaacgaccccctgagagcatgttgcagctccaagagagggcagggaagtatatcaaggttgaagaaagtatgaggaagaccgtagtaagtaatgagcccactggaggcaagaaacgaaaaactgatttggagtatatcgctaaggacaaatatcctagaaccgaacaaaaccctgattcaacccccaagaagggaggacctgggcaaaagttcactgaatacgctaagttgaatgctcccagaagtcagattttgatggagattgagaaagacagagatattcgctggcctaagcccttgaaggctgatcccgccaagctagataagggcaagtattgcaggtttcacaaagatgttggccatgacaccgatgagtgtaggcaattgaaagatgaaattgagtttttgattcgaaaaggaagattgaacaagtatactggagatggaggggacagaaataataatggaaggaagaactttggagatcgtaggagggaccaggacgatcaggggcgaaacccccagcctagaggaccagttataaacaccatttatggagggccgagacctcgagggcctgtgataaacacgatctttggaggtccaactgctgctggattgtccaaaaattccagaaaggcgtatactagagaggttatgcatattgttggagaagccccgaagagggccagaacagaagtaacattggcttttgatgattccgacctagagggtgtgaagtttccccatgacgacccgctggtcataacaccaataataggaaatagcccggttaagagggtccttgtggataatggtgcttctgtggatatcttgctccacgacacctttctaaggatggggtataacgaatcccagttaacaccaaccgacatgccgatatatggatttgctggagtagaatgtcctgtggaagggataatcaagttgccaaccaccataggtacggagccaaggcaagcaacgcagatgctggattttgtagtggtaaaggctagttcaacttataatgctatcatggggagaacagggatacatgccttcaaggcagtcccctcttcctaccattcagtcatgaagtttcccacccgaaacgggattggagaagagagaggagatcaaaaaatggctagaagctgttatgtggcctctttgagggtagatggagtcggggggcaggttcttcctattgaagatatggatgttcgagaaaatgatgagaatagaggaaggccagtagaagaattggtctcggttcctttataccccgagaatcctgagaggacgactttcattggagccacattagaggagccccttaaagggaagttagtgaaatttttgcaagaaaatagtgatgtgtttgcatggtcagcagctgatatgccaggcatagacccggagttaattactcacaagctaaacgtagatccaagccagaagacagtgaaacaaaagaaaagaaattttgccccggaaagacaagaggctataaagcaggaagtggaaaagctcttagaggctggattcattgaggagattcaatttccggagtggttagcaaaccctgtaatggtgaagaaggctaatggaaagtggaggatgtgtatagacttcaccgatctgaatgatgcatgccccaaagactgttttccgctgcctagaattgatactttgattgatgctaccgctggacatgagatgctgagtttcatggatgggtttagcggatacaaccagatcaaaatgcataaggatgacgttccaaaggtatcatttatcactgactttggtgtttattgttatcttgttatggcgtttggtctcaagaatgcaggagccacctatcaaaggttggtgaatagaatttttaaggatcttattggtaagactatggaagtctatgttgatgacatgttagtcaagagtctagtaaagactgatcatatagcccatttaagggaagcttttgaggtcctgaggtaccacaagatgatgttgaatccgacgaagtgtgctttcggagtag
This window contains:
- the LOC141675208 gene encoding uncharacterized protein LOC141675208, which codes for MSALLQFQYHLATSSSNTKSCSLLPPTNQYLFVANQRLHSSNFNLKIQVKCVLVRAKGDSDDESHDEAPVPPKGPPAPDEAPVPPKRFPFEWKKWAVGILFFFILPSYRLKMGPLGILKDKVDEMFETAETAAEVVEDLAELVERLADKAEKKLPDGTKLDDLAKAIENLAGQVDDKAEQAQELIKQVQNIAEDIEELMEAKLLDATRKDKEPEDQGTTIHRKRLHDDANQNEGDQSIEGLTEQAEKKAEEAQQLVQQVDKLGHDIKKMDNSSPTATSRNQETGHNNKSVKRLTKV